A single window of Dendropsophus ebraccatus isolate aDenEbr1 chromosome 5, aDenEbr1.pat, whole genome shotgun sequence DNA harbors:
- the LRRC51 gene encoding leucine-rich repeat-containing protein 51: MSKRIDNDCGAAPPVDLAFKCINTMEDVLQEDPREGLKPIRRCESGKLMSQALRLNNNTLTDLQGFQEIAEKLLSQPAILRWIDLSFNYLPNIDPILTTYRHLSVLNLHGNSISNLSEVDKLGALPNLKSLTLHGNPIETEKGYRSYILSILPNLKSLDFSAVTKQDRVTAEVWRRMNLKTKRVRRTKKE; this comes from the exons ATGAGTAAACGTATTGACAATGACTGTGGAGCGGCGCCCCCTGTTGACCTGGCGTTCAAGTGCATCAACACCATGGAAG ATGTGCTGCAGGAGGACCCCCGCGAGGGGCTGAAACCCATAAGACGCTGCGAAAGCGGGAAACTTATGAGTCAGGCGCTGCGGCTTAACAACAACACCCTGACCGACCTCCAAGGCTTCCAGGAGATAGCCGAGAAACTGCTGAGCCAACCCGCCATCCTCCGCTGGATAGACCTGTCCTTCAACTACCTGCCCAACATCGACCCC ATCCTCACTACGTACCGCCATCTGTCTGTGCTCAACCTGCATGGGAACAGCATCAGTAACCTGAGCGAGGTGGACAAGCTAGGCGCCCTGCCGAATCTGAAGAGCCTGACCCTGCATGGCAACCCCATAGAGACAGAGAAAGGATACAG ATCCTACATCCTGTCTATTCTTCCCAACCTCAAGTCTCTGGACTTCAGCGCCGTCACAAAGCAGGATCGGGTCACTGCGGAGGTCTGGAGGCGGATGAACCTGAAAACCAAACGTGTCCGGCGGACCAAGAAGGAGTGA